The Hemibagrus wyckioides isolate EC202008001 linkage group LG12, SWU_Hwy_1.0, whole genome shotgun sequence genome includes a window with the following:
- the sfpq gene encoding splicing factor, proline- and glutamine-rich isoform X3, with protein sequence MSRDRFRNRGGFQQRGRGGVGGMRGGMGNPNFRNNPQHPFQNRAPPPVGGFKPNQGNQVNPGTPQKPEGPNVPPKPEMKSPPPPQQQQQQPPPQQQPPPQQQPPPQQQPQPDAQNKTPAQQVQPPPVQQPPVQSPPPKNVNPRPEPAAPQNQPRKNLNQQKTPVSGNGQKPPSSEGQASRAVDNPGLQELKASLSMLRKPGEKSYTQRCRLFIGNLPNDITEDEFKKLFSKYGEPSEIFINQGKGFGFIRLESRALAEIAKAELDDKPMKGRPLRVRFATHSAALSVRNLSPYVSNELLEDAFSQFGVVERAVVIVDDRGRSVGKGIVEFATKPAARKALDRCNDGVFLLTSSPRPVVVELLEQYDDEDGLPEKLAQKNPNYQKEREQPPRFARPGTFEFEYSQRWKSLDEMEKQQRQQVEKNIREAREKLEAEMDDAYHEHQANLLRQDLLRRQEELRRMEEMHNQEMQKRKEMQLSQHNGPYLFGRQEEERRRREEEMMRQRDIEEQMRRKREESYRMGGFMDNREREMRMGSGGLGLADMPFGANNQKFPLARMNFDGHQGLGGPVAGGMVPNEMGPRASDGG encoded by the exons ATGTCTCGTGACCGTTTTAGGAATCGTGGAGGATTCCAGCAGCGAGGCCGCGGAGGCGTCGGAGGAATGCGGGGCGGCATGGGAAACCCAAATTTTCGAAATAATCCACAGCATCCGTTTCAGAACCGTGCCCCGCCGCCTGTTGGTGGTTTTAAGCCCAATCAAGGGAACCAAGTAAATCCAGGCACCCCGCAAAAACCGGAGGGACCTAATGTTCCACCGAAGCCCGAGATGAAGTCGCCTCCTCCtccgcagcagcagcagcagcagccgccGCCACAACAACAGCCGCCGCCACAACAACAGCCGCCGCCGCAGCAGCAGCCGCAGCCTGatgcacaaaacaaaacaccggCGCAACAAGTACAACCGCCTCCTGTTCAACAACCACCGGTCCAGTCACCTCCACCGAAGAACGTTAACCCCAGACCAGAACCCGCAGCACCACAGAATCAGCCCCGAAAAAATCTAAATCAGCAGAAGACTCCGGTCAGTGGAAATGGACAGAAGCCTCCTAGCAGTGAAGGCCAGGCGTCGCGTGCAGTTGATAACCCCGGATTGCAG GAATTGAAGGCATCGCTCTCAATGCTGCGCAAACCCGGGGAGAAGTCCTACACTCAGCGGTGCCGCTTGTTCATCGGCAATTTGCCAAACGACATTACCGAGGACGAGTTCAAAAAACTGTTTTCCAAGTATGGAGAGCCCAGTGAAATCTTCATTAACCAAGGCAAAGGATTTGGCTTCATCAGGCTG GAGTCACGTGCTTTAGCAGAGATCGCGAAGGCCGAATTGGATGATAAACCCATGAAAGGCAGACCACTCCGGGTTCGCTTTGCTACCCATTCCGCTGCATTGTCTGTACGTAATCTTTCCCCGTATGTCTCCAACGAGCTTCTCGAGGATGCTTTCTCGCAGTTCGGAGTGGTCGAAAGGGCGGTGGTTATTGTGGATGACCGCGGACGCTCTGTTGGAAAAGGCATCGTTGAGTTTGCTACCAAGCCGGCAGCTAGAAAAGCTCTTGACCGGTGCAATGATGGAGTCTTCCTACTCACTTC GTCACCTCGTCCAGTTGTTGTTGAGCTTTTGGAACagtatgatgatgaagatggtctGCCAGAGAAGCTTGCTCAGAAGAACCCAAATTATCAGAA agagagagagcagccccCACGTTTTGCCAGACCAGGAACCTTTGAGTTTGAATACTCACAACGATGGAAGTCTCTGGATGAGATGGAGAAACAGCAGAGGCAACAAGTGGAGAAAAATATCCGCGAGGCGCGCGAGAAACTGGAGGCAGAAATGGACGATGCCTACCATGAGCACCAAGCTAACTTGCTTCGGCAGG ATCTTCTTAGGCGACAGGAGGAACTGCGACGCATGGAAGAGATGCACAATCAGGAAATGCAAAAACGCAAGGAGATGCAGCTTAG CCAGCACAATGGACCGTATCTGTTTGGCAGGCAAGAGGAGGAGCGCCGCAGACGGGAGGAGGAAATGATGCGGCAGAGAGACATTGAAGAACAGATGAGGCGTAAGCGTGAGGAGTCGTACAGAATGGGTGGTTTCATGGATAAT agggaaagggagatgaggatgggttctggAGGTCTTGGATTGGCAG ATATGCCTTTTGGCGCCAACAACCAGAAGTTCCCATTGGCCAGAATGAACTTTGATGGTCACCAGGGACTCGGTGGACCAGTGGCAGGGGGCATGGTGCCCAACGAAATG
- the sfpq gene encoding splicing factor, proline- and glutamine-rich isoform X1, giving the protein MSRDRFRNRGGFQQRGRGGVGGMRGGMGNPNFRNNPQHPFQNRAPPPVGGFKPNQGNQVNPGTPQKPEGPNVPPKPEMKSPPPPQQQQQQPPPQQQPPPQQQPPPQQQPQPDAQNKTPAQQVQPPPVQQPPVQSPPPKNVNPRPEPAAPQNQPRKNLNQQKTPVSGNGQKPPSSEGQASRAVDNPGLQELKASLSMLRKPGEKSYTQRCRLFIGNLPNDITEDEFKKLFSKYGEPSEIFINQGKGFGFIRLESRALAEIAKAELDDKPMKGRPLRVRFATHSAALSVRNLSPYVSNELLEDAFSQFGVVERAVVIVDDRGRSVGKGIVEFATKPAARKALDRCNDGVFLLTSSPRPVVVELLEQYDDEDGLPEKLAQKNPNYQKEREQPPRFARPGTFEFEYSQRWKSLDEMEKQQRQQVEKNIREAREKLEAEMDDAYHEHQANLLRQDLLRRQEELRRMEEMHNQEMQKRKEMQLSQHNGPYLFGRQEEERRRREEEMMRQRDIEEQMRRKREESYRMGGFMDNREREMRMGSGGLGLADMPFGANNQKFPLARMNFDGHQGLGGPVAGGMVPNEMHNERFPQGGPAGPRGMGPGNSGFGRVREEFEGPAKKPRF; this is encoded by the exons ATGTCTCGTGACCGTTTTAGGAATCGTGGAGGATTCCAGCAGCGAGGCCGCGGAGGCGTCGGAGGAATGCGGGGCGGCATGGGAAACCCAAATTTTCGAAATAATCCACAGCATCCGTTTCAGAACCGTGCCCCGCCGCCTGTTGGTGGTTTTAAGCCCAATCAAGGGAACCAAGTAAATCCAGGCACCCCGCAAAAACCGGAGGGACCTAATGTTCCACCGAAGCCCGAGATGAAGTCGCCTCCTCCtccgcagcagcagcagcagcagccgccGCCACAACAACAGCCGCCGCCACAACAACAGCCGCCGCCGCAGCAGCAGCCGCAGCCTGatgcacaaaacaaaacaccggCGCAACAAGTACAACCGCCTCCTGTTCAACAACCACCGGTCCAGTCACCTCCACCGAAGAACGTTAACCCCAGACCAGAACCCGCAGCACCACAGAATCAGCCCCGAAAAAATCTAAATCAGCAGAAGACTCCGGTCAGTGGAAATGGACAGAAGCCTCCTAGCAGTGAAGGCCAGGCGTCGCGTGCAGTTGATAACCCCGGATTGCAG GAATTGAAGGCATCGCTCTCAATGCTGCGCAAACCCGGGGAGAAGTCCTACACTCAGCGGTGCCGCTTGTTCATCGGCAATTTGCCAAACGACATTACCGAGGACGAGTTCAAAAAACTGTTTTCCAAGTATGGAGAGCCCAGTGAAATCTTCATTAACCAAGGCAAAGGATTTGGCTTCATCAGGCTG GAGTCACGTGCTTTAGCAGAGATCGCGAAGGCCGAATTGGATGATAAACCCATGAAAGGCAGACCACTCCGGGTTCGCTTTGCTACCCATTCCGCTGCATTGTCTGTACGTAATCTTTCCCCGTATGTCTCCAACGAGCTTCTCGAGGATGCTTTCTCGCAGTTCGGAGTGGTCGAAAGGGCGGTGGTTATTGTGGATGACCGCGGACGCTCTGTTGGAAAAGGCATCGTTGAGTTTGCTACCAAGCCGGCAGCTAGAAAAGCTCTTGACCGGTGCAATGATGGAGTCTTCCTACTCACTTC GTCACCTCGTCCAGTTGTTGTTGAGCTTTTGGAACagtatgatgatgaagatggtctGCCAGAGAAGCTTGCTCAGAAGAACCCAAATTATCAGAA agagagagagcagccccCACGTTTTGCCAGACCAGGAACCTTTGAGTTTGAATACTCACAACGATGGAAGTCTCTGGATGAGATGGAGAAACAGCAGAGGCAACAAGTGGAGAAAAATATCCGCGAGGCGCGCGAGAAACTGGAGGCAGAAATGGACGATGCCTACCATGAGCACCAAGCTAACTTGCTTCGGCAGG ATCTTCTTAGGCGACAGGAGGAACTGCGACGCATGGAAGAGATGCACAATCAGGAAATGCAAAAACGCAAGGAGATGCAGCTTAG CCAGCACAATGGACCGTATCTGTTTGGCAGGCAAGAGGAGGAGCGCCGCAGACGGGAGGAGGAAATGATGCGGCAGAGAGACATTGAAGAACAGATGAGGCGTAAGCGTGAGGAGTCGTACAGAATGGGTGGTTTCATGGATAAT agggaaagggagatgaggatgggttctggAGGTCTTGGATTGGCAG ATATGCCTTTTGGCGCCAACAACCAGAAGTTCCCATTGGCCAGAATGAACTTTGATGGTCACCAGGGACTCGGTGGACCAGTGGCAGGGGGCATGGTGCCCAACGAAATG
- the sfpq gene encoding splicing factor, proline- and glutamine-rich isoform X2, whose amino-acid sequence MSRDRFRNRGGFQQRGRGGVGGMRGGMGNPNFRNNPQHPFQNRAPPPVGGFKPNQGNQVNPGTPQKPEGPNVPPKPEMKSPPPPQQQQQQPPPQQQPPPQQQPPPQQQPQPDAQNKTPAQQVQPPPVQQPPVQSPPPKNVNPRPEPAAPQNQPRKNLNQQKTPVSGNGQKPPSSEGQASRAVDNPGLQELKASLSMLRKPGEKSYTQRCRLFIGNLPNDITEDEFKKLFSKYGEPSEIFINQGKGFGFIRLESRALAEIAKAELDDKPMKGRPLRVRFATHSAALSVRNLSPYVSNELLEDAFSQFGVVERAVVIVDDRGRSVGKGIVEFATKPAARKALDRCNDGVFLLTSSPRPVVVELLEQYDDEDGLPEKLAQKNPNYQKEREQPPRFARPGTFEFEYSQRWKSLDEMEKQQRQQVEKNIREAREKLEAEMDDAYHEHQANLLRQDLLRRQEELRRMEEMHNQEMQKRKEMQLRQEEERRRREEEMMRQRDIEEQMRRKREESYRMGGFMDNREREMRMGSGGLGLADMPFGANNQKFPLARMNFDGHQGLGGPVAGGMVPNEMHNERFPQGGPAGPRGMGPGNSGFGRVREEFEGPAKKPRF is encoded by the exons ATGTCTCGTGACCGTTTTAGGAATCGTGGAGGATTCCAGCAGCGAGGCCGCGGAGGCGTCGGAGGAATGCGGGGCGGCATGGGAAACCCAAATTTTCGAAATAATCCACAGCATCCGTTTCAGAACCGTGCCCCGCCGCCTGTTGGTGGTTTTAAGCCCAATCAAGGGAACCAAGTAAATCCAGGCACCCCGCAAAAACCGGAGGGACCTAATGTTCCACCGAAGCCCGAGATGAAGTCGCCTCCTCCtccgcagcagcagcagcagcagccgccGCCACAACAACAGCCGCCGCCACAACAACAGCCGCCGCCGCAGCAGCAGCCGCAGCCTGatgcacaaaacaaaacaccggCGCAACAAGTACAACCGCCTCCTGTTCAACAACCACCGGTCCAGTCACCTCCACCGAAGAACGTTAACCCCAGACCAGAACCCGCAGCACCACAGAATCAGCCCCGAAAAAATCTAAATCAGCAGAAGACTCCGGTCAGTGGAAATGGACAGAAGCCTCCTAGCAGTGAAGGCCAGGCGTCGCGTGCAGTTGATAACCCCGGATTGCAG GAATTGAAGGCATCGCTCTCAATGCTGCGCAAACCCGGGGAGAAGTCCTACACTCAGCGGTGCCGCTTGTTCATCGGCAATTTGCCAAACGACATTACCGAGGACGAGTTCAAAAAACTGTTTTCCAAGTATGGAGAGCCCAGTGAAATCTTCATTAACCAAGGCAAAGGATTTGGCTTCATCAGGCTG GAGTCACGTGCTTTAGCAGAGATCGCGAAGGCCGAATTGGATGATAAACCCATGAAAGGCAGACCACTCCGGGTTCGCTTTGCTACCCATTCCGCTGCATTGTCTGTACGTAATCTTTCCCCGTATGTCTCCAACGAGCTTCTCGAGGATGCTTTCTCGCAGTTCGGAGTGGTCGAAAGGGCGGTGGTTATTGTGGATGACCGCGGACGCTCTGTTGGAAAAGGCATCGTTGAGTTTGCTACCAAGCCGGCAGCTAGAAAAGCTCTTGACCGGTGCAATGATGGAGTCTTCCTACTCACTTC GTCACCTCGTCCAGTTGTTGTTGAGCTTTTGGAACagtatgatgatgaagatggtctGCCAGAGAAGCTTGCTCAGAAGAACCCAAATTATCAGAA agagagagagcagccccCACGTTTTGCCAGACCAGGAACCTTTGAGTTTGAATACTCACAACGATGGAAGTCTCTGGATGAGATGGAGAAACAGCAGAGGCAACAAGTGGAGAAAAATATCCGCGAGGCGCGCGAGAAACTGGAGGCAGAAATGGACGATGCCTACCATGAGCACCAAGCTAACTTGCTTCGGCAGG ATCTTCTTAGGCGACAGGAGGAACTGCGACGCATGGAAGAGATGCACAATCAGGAAATGCAAAAACGCAAGGAGATGCAGCTTAG GCAAGAGGAGGAGCGCCGCAGACGGGAGGAGGAAATGATGCGGCAGAGAGACATTGAAGAACAGATGAGGCGTAAGCGTGAGGAGTCGTACAGAATGGGTGGTTTCATGGATAAT agggaaagggagatgaggatgggttctggAGGTCTTGGATTGGCAG ATATGCCTTTTGGCGCCAACAACCAGAAGTTCCCATTGGCCAGAATGAACTTTGATGGTCACCAGGGACTCGGTGGACCAGTGGCAGGGGGCATGGTGCCCAACGAAATG